In Methanonatronarchaeum thermophilum, a genomic segment contains:
- a CDS encoding methanogenesis marker protein 6 has translation MTTTKMIVLSPDSSLTPSYVSKVLHQLDLSLTVKETCYGVNLEGQEEDVEKAVEEAMKLGSEDEIYIKTRGFPVADHRRCRATEGSRPGFCQLQNEFKTMSMVKSPPMGPEPEVEKDIEKAKEKRKKKLDPKELIEIFEIDEEE, from the coding sequence TTGACCACAACCAAAATGATTGTCTTGTCTCCAGATTCAAGCCTGACACCAAGTTATGTTTCAAAGGTACTGCACCAACTGGATCTATCATTAACAGTTAAAGAGACATGTTATGGAGTTAACCTAGAAGGCCAAGAAGAAGATGTCGAGAAAGCTGTTGAAGAGGCAATGAAGTTGGGTAGCGAAGACGAAATATACATAAAAACACGTGGATTCCCAGTAGCAGATCACCGTAGATGTAGGGCGACAGAAGGCTCTAGACCAGGTTTCTGCCAACTACAAAACGAATTCAAAACAATGTCCATGGTTAAATCACCCCCAATGGGTCCGGAGCCAGAGGTTGAGAAAGACATAGAAAAAGCCAAAGAAAAAAGAAAGAAAAAACTGGACCCAAAAGAACTAATCGAGATATTCGAAATAGATGAGGAAGAATGA
- a CDS encoding methanogenesis marker 15 protein, whose amino-acid sequence MIDIAQLSCGPEHSGIQKEVNKAAESVGGHLFQPDVDIDDIEPAVDEFGFEPASPNLKLLIARAKNIADGKIDADAAIILTCFRCAEGALVRSEVRKYLQKNTDIPVVTYAFTEKTDAGELLTRMEALVSIVEKKDLLSWDKQVGTSAGIDSGSSTTKCVIMQDDQIIGTSWHPTKEVIPTAQKVYQEALEDADLKQKDIEKLGVSGYGRHTMAKKLNADLIQEELTAGSKGAAWLADTMKGGATILDIGGMDNKAINIHDGIPDSFTMGGICAGASGRFLEMTASRIGVDIEKLGPLSLKGNPHAINMDSYCAIFGIQDLVTSLSEGHNIEDVAAAACYSVAEQIYQEQLQELEIREPIIQVGGTALIDGLPKAVSEILGGKDVIVPDHPQFGVVVGAALLASAVWK is encoded by the coding sequence GTGATAGACATAGCACAACTCTCATGCGGACCAGAACACAGCGGAATACAAAAAGAAGTTAACAAAGCAGCAGAATCAGTAGGAGGCCACCTATTCCAACCCGACGTAGACATAGACGACATAGAACCAGCAGTAGACGAATTCGGATTCGAACCAGCATCACCAAACCTAAAACTATTGATAGCAAGAGCCAAAAACATCGCAGACGGTAAAATAGACGCCGACGCAGCAATCATACTAACCTGCTTCCGATGCGCAGAAGGCGCATTAGTCCGAAGCGAAGTTCGAAAATACCTACAAAAAAACACAGACATACCAGTCGTAACATACGCATTTACAGAAAAAACCGACGCAGGAGAACTACTAACACGAATGGAAGCCCTAGTAAGCATCGTAGAAAAAAAAGACCTACTATCCTGGGACAAACAAGTCGGAACAAGCGCAGGCATAGACAGCGGATCATCAACAACAAAATGCGTTATAATGCAAGACGACCAAATAATAGGCACCAGCTGGCACCCAACAAAAGAAGTCATACCAACAGCCCAAAAAGTATACCAAGAAGCCCTCGAAGACGCAGACCTAAAACAAAAAGACATCGAAAAACTCGGAGTCAGCGGATACGGCAGACACACAATGGCCAAAAAACTCAACGCAGACCTAATCCAAGAAGAACTAACAGCAGGAAGCAAAGGAGCAGCCTGGCTCGCCGACACAATGAAAGGCGGAGCAACAATACTCGACATCGGAGGAATGGACAACAAAGCAATCAACATACACGATGGAATCCCAGACAGCTTCACAATGGGAGGAATATGCGCCGGAGCAAGCGGAAGATTCCTAGAAATGACAGCAAGCCGAATCGGCGTAGACATCGAAAAACTCGGACCACTAAGCCTAAAAGGAAACCCACACGCAATCAACATGGACAGCTACTGCGCAATATTCGGAATACAAGACCTCGTAACAAGCCTATCAGAAGGCCACAACATAGAAGACGTAGCAGCAGCCGCATGCTACAGCGTCGCAGAACAAATATACCAAGAACAACTACAAGAACTAGAAATAAGAGAACCAATAATACAAGTCGGAGGAACAGCACTAATAGACGGCCTACCCAAAGCAGTAAGCGAAATACTCGGCGGAAAAGACGTAATCGTACCAGACCACCCACAATTCGGAGTCGTAGTAGGAGCCGCCCTACTAGCATCAGCAGTATGGAAATAA
- a CDS encoding methanogenesis marker 5 protein, giving the protein MKVFVNPPNSLIMSKLIEKLGHEPLTMMERVGKKVKDEGIDSPPLNITEIDAEEGLKYASSEVPSGVRGRMALIGPMIDEADAAIIISDADMKFGCVGCARSNELINYLIINRDIPLLKVKYPETKEEGQQMAKKVKQFLEEQK; this is encoded by the coding sequence ATGAAGGTCTTTGTAAACCCCCCAAACAGCCTGATCATGTCAAAGTTAATCGAGAAATTAGGACACGAACCACTAACCATGATGGAGAGAGTTGGAAAAAAAGTAAAAGACGAAGGAATCGACTCCCCACCACTCAACATAACCGAGATAGACGCAGAAGAAGGATTAAAATACGCATCAAGCGAAGTTCCAAGCGGAGTTAGAGGACGAATGGCATTAATCGGCCCAATGATAGACGAAGCCGACGCAGCAATAATAATAAGCGACGCAGACATGAAGTTCGGATGCGTAGGCTGCGCCAGATCAAACGAACTAATAAACTACCTCATCATAAACCGAGACATACCACTACTCAAAGTCAAATACCCAGAAACAAAAGAAGAAGGCCAACAAATGGCGAAAAAAGTAAAACAATTCCTGGAGGAACAAAAGTGA
- the twy1 gene encoding 4-demethylwyosine synthase TYW1 codes for MKLVSAREELESQGYRFVGRHTAVKLCHWLREGLQGNPGCYKQRFYGIDSHRCLQMTPTVVHCNQKCLFCWRSYENWTETKLTEHDPAKKLLGGVIKAQKQLLTGFGGSPEKYSQKLLEEARNPKHLAISLSGEPTLYPEINQLIEEAHKKQLTTFLVTNGQQPETIKNLTPPTQLYISLDAPNKKTYNQLCRPTKKNGWQNLQKTLKTLPKHNGRTAIRITLVNGYNDQKHNQYAEILREAQPDYIEIKAYMHVGQSRKRLNRQRMPTNQQVKKFSEQIADKTDYTLTDHVPESRVTLLTKDKTPKINNK; via the coding sequence ATGAAGTTGGTTTCAGCTAGGGAGGAGTTGGAAAGTCAGGGATATAGGTTTGTAGGTAGGCATACGGCTGTTAAGTTATGTCATTGGTTGAGGGAGGGTTTGCAGGGTAACCCTGGTTGTTATAAACAGCGTTTTTATGGAATAGATAGCCATCGTTGTCTTCAGATGACTCCTACAGTGGTGCATTGTAACCAAAAATGTCTTTTTTGTTGGCGTTCCTATGAGAATTGGACTGAAACCAAACTAACGGAACACGACCCAGCAAAAAAGTTGTTAGGTGGAGTTATTAAAGCACAAAAACAATTGTTAACTGGTTTTGGAGGGAGTCCAGAAAAATATTCACAAAAACTGTTAGAGGAAGCTAGAAACCCAAAACACCTAGCGATCTCATTATCCGGAGAACCAACACTCTATCCAGAGATAAACCAGTTGATTGAAGAAGCACATAAAAAACAACTAACAACATTCCTGGTAACAAACGGCCAACAACCAGAAACAATAAAAAACCTAACACCACCCACCCAACTCTACATATCACTCGACGCACCAAACAAAAAAACATACAACCAACTATGCAGACCAACAAAAAAAAATGGATGGCAAAACCTACAGAAAACCCTCAAAACACTACCAAAACATAACGGCCGGACAGCAATAAGAATAACACTCGTAAACGGATACAACGACCAAAAACATAACCAGTACGCCGAGATACTTAGAGAAGCACAGCCCGACTACATAGAAATCAAAGCATATATGCATGTAGGGCAATCCAGAAAAAGACTAAACCGACAGAGAATGCCAACAAACCAACAGGTAAAAAAATTCTCAGAACAGATAGCAGACAAAACAGACTACACCTTAACAGACCACGTACCAGAAAGCCGAGTAACACTACTAACCAAAGACAAAACCCCCAAAATAAACAATAAGTGA